Within Malus domestica chromosome 04, GDT2T_hap1, the genomic segment ATTGATTTGcaataaacaacaacaacaacaacaacaacaaagccttttcccactaagtggggtcggctatatgaatcctagaacgccattgcactcggttttgtgtcatgtcctccgttagatccaagtttTTATTCTTctgttgagatctccatctaattctccgttctcttgcaagatagatcataggtagcgaaaacggtcactttttgtgatcttcgctagattgctccggtcattagtgtggataagtatataaatggatagagataggaaagcaaacacaagatgtacgtggttcacccagattggctacgtccacggaatagaggagttctcattaattgtgaagggtttacacaagtacataggttcaagctctcctttagtgagtacaagtgaatgatttagtacaaatgacattaggaaatattgtgggagaatgatctcgtaaccacgaaacttaagtaccggagtgtggtatcgtcttgacttgccttatctgtctcataggtagatgtgacatcttctctggaagtactcttcctccatccaggggtggtatctgtaactggtggagatgcacaaggtaatgtatcaatttcacttaaagcttacttgtagtttcaggcttggtcaagcgcgatacaaaccatgtagtaggagtcccccaagtcgccgagctagggtatctgctgaaagaggtgacagacaaggtaagcaatcagagctccggctgattgttcacattctccctatcttgcaggcagcatgaaggataaagagaagaaaaatgagaagagatgatatgggatacttttgcttttgaagaagtaactttccacaggcttattcttgaactgggctggagggttttctggtttcctccagagtataaggccgactgaagaatttgagggtcaaaacaagtccatcaaatctagagcatgttcgaccctgctgatatgggatacttttgcttttgacagagtagtggatgtatcggcacgtgtgctgttacgcttgtctccacatgcttccttgtatccttctcacttgccctagctgttcctcaggcagatgtggtatcttccctggaagcctaagatgttgaagatgagtactcgagagcaatgctaggtaagtaattccaagcagtcagttcctggctggaagcttgattccaagtgctgactgattgctctctttctccttgtcttgcaggtaagaacaaggccaaatgaaaagacagggaaaaagcatgatatgggatacttttgcttttaaccctgatgatatgagatattcttgctctagtatagcttgtttacagaggtattatcgggggggaaagaaagctgaaaatttcgaaaggcttcgttgggagtgccctctcagataagaggaagggttgagcatttttgcaggtctgcctgtccgttggggatgaaggtcgacatatataagagtctccctaacatcaagtaataatgctattcctttaccctgcttggtcatagcacggtagtgggagctgtcagcttcacatgttttaactctgtcagagcactttgaaaaagtggtatgtggtatctggaaagctgatgttgtgtgtgaagattacagacaagctttatccaaggagatccagctcttgaagttgggaaagtggtgcctcttcggttttcgaacaagcaatcctgtcggggatctggctctctagattcggagaacgatgcctcttcgatttttgagaaagcaatcatgctgggggtctggctctcgagatttggagagcagtgtctcttcgatttttgagaaagtaataatgttgggagtctggctctcgagattcggaggacggtgcctcttcgattttggggcaagcaatcttgttgggagtgttttctcgaatgtgagtaaaggttgggcatgtttgctagtctaccttgccaagaagcacagaggttgacacacagggactttccaattatccagcagtggtactgttcctttaccctctcttcgatttttgagaaagtaatcatgttgagagtctagctctcgagattcggagggcggtgcctcttcgattttggagcaagcaatcttgttgggagtgttttctcgaatgtgagtaaaggttgggcatgtttgctagtctaccttgccacgaagcacagaggttgacacaccgggactttccaattatccagcagtggtactgttcctttacccttgtgggtaataatatggtagctagaccttcaaaatttatatgtctaaactttggtagtgttgtttctttgctattcttttacccttcttggtcagagcgatgtagtgggagctgcaagcttcacgtgtctcaactttgtcagagaactttggcaaagttatctgtggtactcatgagctactgttgcgtgtgggaagtgggtgattgaacagtacgattcatgtgctttctacttcgccagaaatcttcgacagaatgcccataatttccgcaaagctgagtgtgcgtgtgacaggtgctgacgaggctgaaaaagtaggtgcctcttcgatttttgagatcggccctcgtggtctctgagcagcccagcttttaagaaagcaagcctcttcgatttctgagatcagccttcgtggtctttgagcagcccagcttttgagaaagccaatgcctcttcgatttctgagatcgaccctcgtggtctctgagcagcccagcttttgagaaagcaaacgcctcttcgatttctgagcagacgcctcttcgatttctgaagcttcgtcgagtgcagatttttataggggctgacattaagttccaaagcacacttgaatatccaccagtagaagctccattcttgcacttctaagatcttgatttgtctgacctcttctctcttcaacacctttgaaaatgtctggcccctccgaccgtcgttttgacttgaaccttgttgaagaggtagccccgccttctccagacaacatatggcgcccatccttcatctcccctactggtcctcttaccgttggggattccgtgatgaagaatgatatgaccgctgcggtagtggctaggaaccttctcactcccaaagataacagactactttccaaacagtctgatgagttggctgttaaggattctctggctctgagtgttcagtgtgcaggttctgtgtctaatatggcccaatgcctatttgctcgaacccgccaagttgaatcattggcggctgaagtgatgagtctcaaacaggagattagagggctcaagcatgagaataaacagttgcaccggctcgcacatgactatgctacaaacatgaagaggaagcttgaccagatgaaggaatctgatggtcaggttttacttgatcatcagagatttgtgggtttgttccaaaggcatttattgccttcgtcttctggggctgaaccgcgtaatgaagctccaaatgatcaacctctgatgcctcctccttctagggttctgtccagtactgaggctccgaatgatccccctccgatgccttctctttctggggctctaccgactgctgagacttcttctaagcaacctttgtgaaggctccctcttgtttgtttattttgactcaagtatatgtacatatttgtaactgattggggatatcaataaatcagttttccttcatttcaacgtattgtgttaaatacaccaaagccttcttcgctaagttctttgaattttcttttgttgaagcttgtatgttgaagctttgtgagtggagcatgtaggttgaggtagtgttcccttaatttcccgagtgaggaaaacttctcggttggagacttggaaaatccaagtcactgagtgggatcggctatatgaatcttagaacgccattgtgttctgtcctgtgtcatgtcctccgttagatccaagtactctaagtcttttcttagggtctcttccaaagttttcctaggtcttcctctaccccttcggccctgaacctctgtcccatagtcgcatcttctaatcggagcgtcagtaggccttctttgcacatgtccaaaccaccgtaaccgattttctctcatctttccttcaatttcggctactcctactttaccccggatatcctcattcctaatcttatcctttctcgtgtgcccacacatccaacgaagcatcctcatctccgctacacccattttatgtacgtgttgatgcttcaccgcccaacattctgtgccatacagcatcgccggccttattgccgtcctataaaattttcccttgagcttcagtggcatacggcggtcacacaacacgccggatgcactcttccacttcatccatccagcttgtattctatggttgagatctccatctaattctccgttcttttgcaagatagatcctaggtaacgaaaacggtcgctctttggtatttcttaatctccgatcctcatccctaactcgttttgacctccatttgcactgaacttgcacttcatatattctgtctttgatcggcttaggcgaagacctttggattccaacacttctctccaaaggttaagctttgcatttaccccttcctgagtttcatctatcaacactatatcgtctgcgaaaagcatacaccaaggaatatcatcttgaatatgtcctgttaactcatccattaccaacgcaaaaaggtaaggacttaaggatgagccttgatgtaatcctacagttatgggaaagctttcggtttgtccttcatgagttcttacggcagtctttgctccttcatacatatcgtgtatagcttggatatatgctactcgtactcctttcttctctaaaatccttcaaagaatgtctcttgggaccctatcatacgctttttccaaatctataaagaccatgtgtaaatcctttttcccatctctatatctttccatcaatcttcgtaagagatagattgcctccatggttgagcgccctggcatgaacccgaattggttgtccgaaacccgtgtctcttgccttaatctatgctcaatgactctctcccagagcttcattgtatgacttattagcttaatacccctatagttcatgcaattttgtacatcgcccttattcttgtagataggcaccaaagtgctcgttcgccactcatttggcatcttcttcgttttcaaaatcctattgaaaaggtcagtgagccatgttatacctgtctctcccaaaactttccacactttgattggtatatcgtctgggcctactgcttttctatgcttcatcttctttaaagctacaaccacttcttccttccggattctacgataaaaagagtagtttctacactcttctgagttactcaactcccctaaagaagcactcctttcatgtccttcattgaaaagattatgaaaataacctttccatctgtctttaaccgcgttctctgtagcaagaacctttccatcctcatccttgatgcacctcacttggtttaggtccattgtcttcttttcccttgctctagctagtttatagatatccaactttccttctttggtatctagtcgcttatacatatcgtcataagccgctaacttagcttctctcacagctttcttcgcctcttgcttcgcttttctatacctttcaccattttcatctgtcctatccttgtataaggctttacaacattccttcttagccttcacctttgtttgtacctcctcattccaccaccaagattccttttggtgtggggcaaagcccttggactctcctaatacctcttttgctacttttcggatacaactagccatggaatcccacatttggttagcttccccctctctatcccacacacactgggtgattactttctccttgaaaatggcttgtttttcttcttttagattccaccatctagtccttgggcacttccaagtcttgttcttttttctcactcttttgatatatacatccatcaccaacaagcgatgttgattagccacgctctctcctggtataactttgcaatccttacaagttatacgatcccctttcctcattagaagaaaatctatttgtgtttttgacgacccactcttgtaggtgatcacatgttcttctctcttcttaaagaaggtgttggctaagaagagatcatatgccattgcaaaatccaagatagcttccccatcctcgtttctctacccaaaaccatggccaccatgaaaacctccatagttgcctgtctccctgcccacgtgtccatttaaatgtcctcatataaataacttctccgtatgagcaattccttgcaccaagtctccaaggtcttcccaaaatttctccttcgaactcgtatccaaccctacttgaggtgcgtacgcactaatcacattgataagttcttgtcctattacaatcttgattgccatgattctatctcctaccctcttgacatctacaacatcttgtgtcaaggtcttgtccacgatgatgccaacaccgtttctcgttctatttgtgcccgaataccatagtttaaaccctgagttttctagatcctttgccttacgaccaacccacttagtttcttgtaggcacataatatttatccttctcctcaccataacttctactacttccatagattttcccgtcaaggttcctatattccacgttcctaaacgcattttgctctcttgaactctacccttatgtcctagcttttcacccttccctgtctaataggatcaaagtacttcttttgtgtgtcccgtgtaaagttgataggagcatatgctcccaaacaactttgagtggagtcgttcgaaaagaagtttctatagcccccttgctcatttaacactgcatccgggtgccgatggagatacagcgacccttactcacttatcactgtgctcgggccacacagcgcgccacttacgggtgacgccctagctttagcgcaatttcgttctggattcattttcataaggattcgacgtaatcatgaagtgccggctgtcgactacatgacgccctccccctcctcctttatccgggcttgggaccggcaatgtaagataaacttacacggtgGAGTTTGATTTGcaataaaccaaaagtaaaaataaaataagacgAATTGTTGTAGTTTGAACTAAATATACCTTACATATACCTGATAATACAGTTTAATCAACGAACATATTTCTtgtgaataaaaaatttcactaaaAAGATTCACCCTCACCTTCTAACAAGAACCATGCAAAGTCTGATGAGAAACCATTATCGAAAGCGTACAAGGCAACATATACAGAAATGGTCTCATCAAATTTCGTTAATACAAGTTCTAAACTCTTGACATTTCCGCGTAGCAACTCtcaaaaaggtcgtacccagtgcacaaggctcccgcgaAAAATCCATGTAAAACCTATCAAACTTTTTTGGGGTGGCCGCAGTATATCTCACCGAGAATCTGTCAGCAATTAGTAAAACTGCTCTGGGGGCTCCCTTCGAATGGCACAGTCGTTTAGGGATAATCAAAACTGGAAGTCAAATCCACCAGGAAAGCCTCCTCCAAAtccaccaccgccaccgccaccgccagGAAACCCCCCTTCGAAGGTGAATGTAAATTGCcgtccaccaccaccaccaccgccaccaccaccaaaagGGTTGAaaccaccgccaccaccacccaTTCCCATTTCTTCAATATCTTCACCTCTATCATACCTCGTACGTTTGTCTTCGTCGCCGAGAACCTGGAAAAGGATTTATACTAGAGTCAAATGGATACAAGTAGTCCAACATTTTGATGTTTTCTGGAGCACACAGTCAACAGAAAGGGAAgattaaagggaactttaacgaaaagcatccggtactgttcactttaaagaaaaaccacatttttacactaaaaagtcaatcttggtactattcactttaccttttattttgtccttatcattaaaactcaaagttttcaagccatttttattagttttcctaagattAAAAGGAACTTCGTGGGATATACAGACCTCGTATGCAGCAGCAATTTCTCTGAACTTGTCCTCTGCTTCTTGTCTGTTCTCAACATTTTTATCCGGATGCCACTGTAAAGCAAGCTTCTTGTAGGCACGTTTAATCTCAGATATGGATGCAGTTTTTGATACTCCCAAAATCTTGTACCAGTCTTTGCGCTTGCTCATCTTTAAGGCTTTCTCGGCTCTCATCAATGCTTCTCGAATATTCATATCCTGCATAATCAGCAAGCATTAATCCAAGAAATTACTTATTAAAGTACTAAAACGGTAGCTGCAAGTGTGAGAAGGGCATATTACATAGATCGCATATtataggcataaaacataatcgCTAACCTGAGGCGATTGTTGAGCTGCTGATTTGAGATCTTCCACAGCTCCATCCCAATCCTCTGTCAGAAGTTTAGCTTCACCCctctataaacacaaaatagcGAACAAACTTGAGCACGGCCATATTCTATACATCACAAAATAGTACACAAACTGGTAAATTTTAAACACTACCGTAATACAAAATTCTACGAATACCAAGGAAAACAAGGGATAATTGAAGCACTAGCTAACCTGAACTAAAGCTTCTAGAAGCTCCTCATCAATTGTAAGTGCTTCATTGCAACTGCTTAAAGCATCCTTTCCCCTCCCAAGCTTGACCAAAGCTTTACACAAGCCAAGATGAAGATGTACATTATGTGCAAGATGATTAGGGTCCAACGCTAGGGCTGCCTTGAAGTCCTCTACTGCAACACGCAGCTTGCCCTTATTTACATTATCTTCGGCCTGGCGTAAAGAAAAATTGTCTGAGAAAGAATATCACATGATGCACCACATGGAGAATTGATAATGGTTTGCATAAGCTCTAAAAAAGATCAAGTAAGAAAATAGATTTGCTATCATTGCCAAACTTCTCACCATCCCCCACCCCTCAGGGTAGAAGAAAAAagttaacaaaaacaaaagttcaGACGAAATCTGTTAAGACTTACACTTTTAGTCTTCTTGAGTAAGTTCTTCAGTCCAAAATACGCTTTCTTCAGTTCACTATGCTCTGGATCTAGGCGGAGACCCTTTTGGTAATGCCTaaagaaattatatatatttgtttatacAACTGTAAccaaattataaagaaaatactcaaaatataaaaaggTGCCGATCAAACCTTTGAGCAACATCATGATCAGCTAAATAGTAGTAGGCACGGCCCCGGAGTAATAATGCCTCCAAAttatcctcatcttctttgaGAATGTAAGCAGCCTCAGAAATGACACTAGAATAGTCTTTAGTTGCTAACAACAATCTCACCTTCAGCAATTTGGCCTGCAACAAACAACAAGATCAGAATTATGAGGTCTCAGAATACCGAATTTATAAGATTCTCAATCCCAACTCTCTTGGATCAGCAACACGCTGTTTGGGTATAAGATAATAAATACACGGAActgaaattaaacaaataacGACAACCAATAAGAAATGAAATAGATTTGATTACCTTTGAGCATGCAGGAGAGAAAACCAGTACTACTTTTTCAACATATTCCGAAGATTTTGCATAGTTGCCTGATTCAAAGAGAGTCATAGCCGTATCTAGAGCATTCTGAGCCTGAATCAATTGAGAAAGCTCCTTTTCTGCAACCGACTCTCGTGGTTTTAGCTCCAAAAACTTTTTGTAGCTCTTCTCTGATTCCTCATATCTACATCAGCCAAAAAGCGCCTGAATCATATAAGTTTCCAATCATTAATTGGAAAGACAAGGGAGATGGGGGTTTCTACAGACCtttggaaaactaatgaaattaATACAAGCTACATAAGTTATGATAAGTTCTCTTCTCTCACAATGTCTGTCTCAACATAGACCTAATGAAAAGATAAGGGGTAATAATTGAATTGACCACTGAGTAAAAGCCAAGAACAACAGTTTTGGCCTAATCAGCAGTATCATAGCGGCTGACTAGTGGTACGCTGGTAGCCCAATTAGATAGTGCATGAATGACTATGGATATTAGCCCATGGTTCAGTTGCTTTTGGCTTTTGAGCACACACAGACATAGCTTATGTGCTGCACTCTAGAAGCTTTGAGACAATGGACTTTTGGGACCACTAATTATACAAAGAAGATCACAATGATAGCTACTAGAGAGTATGATCACAGCAACACGCCAAAT encodes:
- the LOC103433282 gene encoding dnaJ protein P58IPK homolog translates to MIWSCSSAMDMVAWRGLIYTGFLLHFVFVCQLLLLQPLVSALDGKPGNTAELLERVSQSIKVKRYSEALNDLNAAIEADPALSEAYYHRASVLRQICRYEESEKSYKKFLELKPRESVAEKELSQLIQAQNALDTAMTLFESGNYAKSSEYVEKVVLVFSPACSKAKLLKVRLLLATKDYSSVISEAAYILKEDEDNLEALLLRGRAYYYLADHDVAQRHYQKGLRLDPEHSELKKAYFGLKNLLKKTKSAEDNVNKGKLRVAVEDFKAALALDPNHLAHNVHLHLGLCKALVKLGRGKDALSSCNEALTIDEELLEALVQRGEAKLLTEDWDGAVEDLKSAAQQSPQDMNIREALMRAEKALKMSKRKDWYKILGVSKTASISEIKRAYKKLALQWHPDKNVENRQEAEDKFREIAAAYEVLGDEDKRTRYDRGEDIEEMGMGGGGGGFNPFGGGGGGGGGGRQFTFTFEGGFPGGGGGGGGFGGGFPGGFDFQF